One region of Priestia megaterium genomic DNA includes:
- a CDS encoding adenylosuccinate synthase, protein MSSVVVVGTQWGDEGKGKITDFLSENAEVIARYQGGNNAGHTIKFNGETYKLHLIPSGIFYNDKTCVIGNGMVVDPKALVQELKYLHDRGVTTENLRISNRAHVILPYHLKLDEVEEERKGENKIGTTKKGIGPAYMDKAARVGIRIADLLDREVFEAKLTQNLAEKNRLLEKMYEVEGFTLEEILDEYYEYGQQVAKYVVDTSVVLNDALDEGRRVLFEGAQGVMLDIDQGTYPFVTSSNPVAGGVTIGSGVGPSKIKHVVGVSKAYTTRVGDGPFPTELTNEIGDQIREVGREYGTTTGRPRRVGWFDSVVVRHARRVSGITDLSLNSIDVLTGIETLKICVAYRYKGEVMEEFPASLKTLAECEPVYEELPGWTEDITGVKTLDELPDNARHYLERVSQLTGIPLSIFSVGPDRTQTNVLRGVYS, encoded by the coding sequence ATGTCTTCAGTCGTTGTAGTAGGAACACAATGGGGAGATGAAGGAAAAGGGAAGATTACAGACTTCCTATCAGAAAATGCAGAAGTGATTGCACGTTACCAAGGTGGGAACAATGCAGGTCACACAATTAAGTTTAATGGTGAAACTTATAAGTTACATTTAATTCCTTCAGGTATTTTTTATAATGACAAAACGTGTGTAATTGGAAACGGTATGGTTGTTGATCCAAAAGCACTTGTTCAAGAATTAAAATACTTACATGATCGCGGTGTAACAACAGAAAACTTACGTATTAGTAACCGAGCTCATGTGATTCTTCCATATCATTTAAAATTAGATGAAGTTGAAGAAGAACGTAAAGGTGAAAATAAGATTGGTACAACGAAAAAAGGTATTGGACCAGCTTATATGGATAAAGCAGCACGTGTTGGTATTCGAATTGCCGATTTACTAGACCGTGAAGTATTTGAAGCAAAATTAACACAAAACTTAGCTGAAAAGAATCGCCTTCTTGAAAAAATGTATGAAGTAGAAGGCTTTACATTAGAAGAAATTTTAGATGAGTACTATGAGTATGGTCAACAAGTTGCAAAATATGTTGTTGATACATCAGTAGTATTAAATGATGCGTTAGACGAAGGACGTCGTGTACTATTTGAAGGCGCACAAGGTGTTATGTTAGATATCGACCAAGGAACATATCCATTTGTTACATCTTCAAACCCAGTAGCGGGTGGAGTAACAATTGGTTCTGGTGTAGGTCCATCTAAAATCAAACACGTTGTAGGTGTATCAAAAGCGTATACAACTCGTGTTGGTGACGGTCCTTTCCCAACTGAATTAACAAACGAAATCGGTGATCAAATCCGTGAAGTAGGACGTGAATATGGTACAACGACTGGTCGTCCTCGCCGTGTAGGTTGGTTTGACAGTGTAGTTGTACGTCATGCTCGCCGCGTTAGCGGAATCACAGACTTATCTTTAAACTCAATTGATGTATTAACGGGAATTGAGACATTAAAGATTTGTGTAGCTTACCGTTATAAAGGGGAAGTTATGGAAGAATTCCCTGCTAGCTTAAAAACACTTGCAGAATGCGAACCTGTATATGAAGAGCTTCCAGGTTGGACAGAAGATATTACGGGTGTGAAAACATTAGATGAGTTACCTGATAACGCTCGCCACTACTTAGAGCGCGTGTCTCAATTAACAGGTATTCCTTTATCTATTTTCTCTGTAGGTCCAGATCGTACACAAACAAATGTATTACGTGGTGTATATAGCTAA